From Quercus lobata isolate SW786 chromosome 11, ValleyOak3.0 Primary Assembly, whole genome shotgun sequence:
ACGTACTTGGATGCACACCCAAAGAGTATTTGTTGAAtccattttaaatttattatttaaaaaaatgcaacttTATGTAGCATACATGTTTTAGATTTGGTGTTTATgcatatgtatatgtgtgtttaGATTTGGAGGGGATTGCATCTCTCATAGAGACCGGTGAATATACCTAAGAGGTGCGATGTATTATGTGTGTGGTTCAGCTTACCATGGCGCTGAGGCAGAAGCTGAATGCAACCGTGCTCACTGCATTCCTCAATTTCACTCTCATCCTAGGATCTGAATTGCATGGTCGGTTGTTTGCATATCTTCCCAAGGTAATTTTGGGGGCATTTTGAGTTTGGGTACCTTTTGTAATTTATGCTCTCTTTGTTCATTCTTGGAATggtacatttttaaaaagtgaatAAGTGAATAAAGGAATTGGCAGTTCACACAATTGATGATGCACCTGGCATGTTCTGatgttaaataataataaatgaaaataggGCTAAATAAATCGAGCCATTGATAAACAACTTAGGTAAGACTtaataaaaatctcattcatgtttgtttatttatcaaCAAGCTGAGCTTGAGCCTTTTTAGTCTTGTTTGATAAACAAGCTAGGCCCAAGCAAAAAGAATTTCAAGTCTAGCATTCCTCGCAAGCCAGAACCAGAACCATTTTAGATTGTAGTTACACATTGGACTTGTTTAACAGCAAACAACCTATCTCCATGATGTTTCAAGTCTAGCACTTTCAATCCTCATCCAACCAGAATTTCCTCAAATGTTTCCCTTTGATGCTGATTAATTAGATCAAGCAACTATGATACCAATGATGATGAACCAAACTGATTGGACTCAATATGGCAGTGCATCTAGTTGGATCATGCATTTTTGCTAGTCCTTGAAGCCCAATTTTACCAACCCATTAACACCCATAGTTCCTCTATGTGCTACTACGCTCCAATCAAGTAACTGATGCCAGTGTGTGTGCCATATCCAATAATGCCAAATGTTTTAGCCTTTGAACATGGTTTTCAAGTGAATGAATATGGTAGTATGAATAAGGTTGGTATGAAGAAAGGTTATTGGAAATTGAATTCAAAGGCCGGCAGGGTTTAATTTGCAATCTAATTTCTACTTAACGATTTATAATTATGTGTAACTATTTCAAAcatatgttttatgttttttgggaGTTTAAATTACTTACAGATTGGATTTAATTATCATCatttacttaataatttttttaaaaaaaaagtttggaaaTATAATGACTTTAGTATTATAGAGTCACAGACCACTGCATTTAATATTGTCAAGCAtcctaaattacaaaaatagtTTGTTGAGAATTATTTTCATtgtaatcaaaatttatatattgaatgTTTTCCATACTTTTGAACACTAAAACTGTTAAAGGTTGGTTATAGGAGAATGAACATGACATGGATGTTAACACTGCTACATCTGGGACTCAAACTGTTGCAAAACACTCCTTGCCAGAGCTAGAGATTTATTGCTATTTTCTCGTGCTAATATTTCTCATTGATCTGAAGAGATACAATAAGGTAACATGGTTAGATAAAGGTCCTTCTTTTTTAACCTTTTTCCCCCACCTGAGTCATTGTGGTTTTAACATTGCTTTTGATATCTCTCAGGCTAAAGCTTGTGCCTTGTCTAGCATTGTTCAATTGAAGAACATGATTAGGAGAACTGTTGATTTTTCAAGCATCCAGGCTCTACTATTATTCTCTTATAGCTATGAACTCACTGGGGGTCTTGCTGAAAAATTAGAGGGTGAGTTTTCTTTTGTCATGACTATCTAATTATTAGTGATTAATTTTCTCTTTATCAGTGAGGAAAATATGTAGATTGAATGATATTGTCTCTCATTCATATTGATTGATTGTATGATTAACTTGGACATTCATGCATTTG
This genomic window contains:
- the LOC115967077 gene encoding probable 26S proteasome non-ATPase regulatory subunit 3, whose amino-acid sequence is MALRQKLNATVLTAFLNFTLILGSELHGRLFAYLPKENEHDMDVNTATSGTQTVAKHSLPELEIYCYFLVLIFLIDLKRYNKAKACALSSIVQLKNMIRRTVDFSSIQALLLFSYSYELTGGLAEKLEVSSFPSLDCDPAP